The window tatatataaaggggTCTTCTATTTGATAGTTTCCTTTTTGCTACCATTATTTCAAATACATATACAGTATTCCTTCTTGAGAGTATCGTTGCATGTGTCAACTCAAGACTCGAGAGATTAAAGGGGGGGTCTTATCTAGGCTCTTAGGGCATGCCCATCAAGGGTTTTAAAGCGGTTTATGGGCTCGGTTTCATAGGGTCATTTAccgtttttatttaaataaatggaGTAAAATTGGTGAACCGGTTCGCCAGAGTGAGCCCGTATGATACGGGTTCAAGTGATGTGGCAAGAGATGATTGGAAGCGCGTTTTTGTGTTGACGAAGTCGAGACACGGGGTCTGTGCAAACCAAATTCATTTGTTCTCTTTCCTAGGGTTTGTTTCTCTCAAAGGCGATTGCGCGAGCGACGGTGACGCCATTCCATTTCTCCATTTCCTCGACGTATTTCTCCATCTAATCAACCATTTCCTCCACGAGCTAAGGTGAGCATCCATTAGGGTTCGTTTCATCGGGGGATTTTGGGATCGAAACCGAATTAGGGTTCGTTTCACTGGGGTTTGAAAATCGATTTGGGGGTTTCTAGCTAGAGTTGTAAATCGAGTAGTGGGGTTTCGAATTTCGTTTGTAAAGCGTGATGAGGGTTTGATTAAGGGTTCGTTTGATTGGGGGTTTGAGATCGAAAGCTAATTAGGGATCGTTTCACTGGGGTTTGAAAATCGATTTGGGGGTTTCTAGCTAGAGATGTAAATTGAGTAGTGAGGTTTCGATTTATGTTTGTAAAGCGTGATGAGGGTTTGATTTAGGGTTCGTTTCAGCTTTTTGTTTCGTCAACAATGTTCTAACCTATTTGTTTATCTGTTTTAGATGGATCCCGCAGCTGAGAGAAGAGACAGAAAGAGCCAAAAGGACTACATCAACATGCTAGGATACGTTGCCGATTCGGAATATGGGATTCCGACAAGGTGTCCGTGTGGTGGGAGAATAATAGACGAGGTCCGGAAGAAGGAGGAGTACGACACTCTTCCTGGCAAGCGGTTCTTCACTTGCACAAACTACGAGGTAAAGTTTGTCTTCAATTGGCTAATTTGTAATAATTAATCTGCAAAAACCGATTCtaacttgtgtttttttttggtgttcaCAAGGCTGATGGGTTCCATTATCGTCAGGCATGGGTGGTTGGGGTCCAGGAGGAGATCCAACGGCTGTCTAAGCGGGTGGAGGAAGCTGAGCAGGTGATCAACGGGGTGCCTGAGCTCAATTATCAGATTGACAGACTGGAGGTTAGTGAACTATACTTTTCCCTTTTAAGTATTTTCTCcgcaattattttatttctgttAACATGCGCAGTCACAGGTTAAAATCCTGACGGTTCATGTTGATAACCTCCATGTTCAGGTCACTGACATGGAGAAGTTGGAATGTCTGAGTAAGCGGTTACAGGAGGCTGAGGAGATGGTAAAGGTGATGCCGGATCTCAATAAAAAGATTGCTTCACTGGAGGTAAGTGAATCAAAATTAGGTAGTTTAATACTTGTAAAGCTACTCACTAACACTCTCTTATTGGCGTTTGAATGTGCAGGGACAGGTTGAATTCCTCACTGGCCAGGTTGATAACCTCACATCCGATGTGGAAACCCTGGAGAAGCTGTGTTTCCATTGAAACCCAAAGGTACACTAATGCTCACTTCATGTTTTTGAAAGTCAATACTATACTTAAGTGAACTAGAACTAGTTTGGTAAAGTACATGCGTGGAGAGAACTTAGGTTCGATCAAAAATGGAGATCAAACTTTCTGTCCAGAGATGGTGCAAAGGAGAAAAGGAAGGAACCAGTGGAGCTGCCTGATGAGGAAGAAGTTAGGCAGATCAAACTTTTTTATGAATGTGTGTTATGTTTTCTTGTGAACTTACGTGTTTAAGTTAATTGAATGTGTTCTGTTTGGTTTTGCAGGTCACGGGTTGCAGGAGGTGGATGCTTGTCACGGGTTGCAGGAGGTTGATGGTTGTTCTGTATGTCAGTCTGTTTAGGTCACGGGTTGCAGGGTTTTATGTAATCTTGTTCTTTTTCTTGATGTCAGTCTGTTTAGGCGCACGGTAGTAGGACTTTAAGTATGTTTCATTCACGGGAAGTGTAGAATTTTGTATCTTTCTACACTTCTTTTCCATCAAGGCTGTACTCACGGGTGTATGTACCCGCTTAAGTTGAATCAAGGATATGTAAACTATGACTCTATATATAAACTAGGTCTTTATCTTCTCTTTGTGCAACTCTCatttttctttggttttaaaatatCCACTTTGGGTTTCTACACTTCTTTCtacacttcttcttctctatgtgcaactttcatttttctttggttttaaaatatCGACTTTGAAACTAACCTCAAATATCACACTTCCACTTTCACATCTCTTTCTCACTTCAAGCTTCACCATagggaaaaatatatatattgtttgtgAGTTGCTTTAACGATGTCTTCCTCATCGAGTGATGAAGTAGATGAAGCTATAGAAGAAATGGTCGACCAAGTTGTTGATAATTACATCGATTCGGTGGTTAATGTTCAAGCCAAGAGACGAGCTTATATCGAAAGAGATCGGGAACGAGGACACAATCAACTATGGAACGACTATTTCATCGAAAATCCAACATACCAACCGGAAATGTTTAGGCGgcgttttcgaatgaacaagccGTTGTTCCTTCGCATTGTCGAAAGCCTAAGCTCTGAAGTTCCATACTTTCAGCAAAGAAATGGGCACGGAAGGTACGGGCTATCTGCACTCCAAAAGTGTACGGCGGCTATACGTATGCTGGCATATGGTCAATCGGGAGATACGtatgacgaatatctccgacttggAGAAAGTACTGCACGTTTATGTTTGGAAAATTTCACTGATGGGATAATGGAATTGTTTGGAGAAGAGTATCTGAGAAGACCCACACCCGATGATCTTCAACGTTTACTCGATATTGGAGAGGTACGCGGTTTTCCAGGGATGATAGgcagcatcgattgtatgcattgggagtggaaaaactgtCCTACGGCTTGGAGAGGACAATACACACGTGGTTCAGGaaagccgacaattgtcttagaagcTGTGGCATCTCAGGATCTgtggatatggcacgcatttttCGGCTTACCAGGTACTCtcaacgatatcaatgttcttgatcgctcTCCTGTTTTCAGTGACATTTTAGAGGGTCGAGCACCTAAAGTTAATttcaaggtcaacaaccacacttaTCGTATGGCGTACTACCTTACTGACGGAATTTATCCGAATTgggcaacatttatccaatccatcTCGCTTCCTCAAGGTCCTAAAGCAGAGCTATTTGCTCACCGTCAAGAATCCACCAGAAAAGATGTTgaacgggcttttggagtattgcaatcAAGGTTTGCAATAGTTAAAAACCCTGCTCTACTTTGGGACAAGGTTAAGATAGGAAAGATTATGAGAACTTGTGTCATtttgcacaatatgatagtagagAACGAACGAAGCGGATACGCTCAAATTGATACATCTGAGTTTGAGTCAGGGGAGTCGAGCAGGAGTTCCCAGGTGCAAAGGACAAGAAGTATGAATATCGGTAATATGCGTGGCATTCGCAATGAAGTTCGGGATTCACAGATACATGATCGTTTAAAAGCTGATTTAGTTGAAAATGTATGGCAAAAGTTTGGTAATGTCGATGAATAATATTTGTATGTTCTTGAAGTTTCAATGTTTTcaataaaatgttttcaaaaaaaaatgtgtgttatgaattatcattgtattgaataaaattgtttttagaactttttataaatatatcttattaaTGAATTCTCAATatgcaaacttaaaaaaaaaatattatttaatttataagaaCCTCTTCTTCGGGTTCACTAATGCGGATGCAAAATATATAGAGGTTTATAGAGGTTCACTATTCCGGGTCCCaccattaaattattaaaaaaatcttatgaaCCCATATGGGGGTTCACTAATGCAGATGGCCTTAATACAAAGAGGAGTTATGTAATTAATTGCttagttttaaaattacagTATTCGAAGATAACATACTAGCTAATACCAAAACGTAATTTAAGTCAAGGATTTAATTGATAGAGTAGAATGATTTACTTCCCAACATTTTGAATgagaaataaaaatgtaaatacttAATTGGAAAAACCTGTAGACTACATTTCTAGAGTGAGAATACAAAATGAACATTATGATTTATGATACGGTAAAATTGTAAACAAATGGGGAAAAAATAACGCATGTTGAAGACAGCTTGAGCTTGCATTagttttattgtattttaaataaaaggatATGTTATTTAAGTTCACAAATATAACCTAGCGgttattaaaaactataaacataataattaagaaGCCGTAATCAATTATGAGAAATTTGCCATGTGCAGGGAACAATACTCGCCGGCATTTGACCTAAAACACATGATGATTTAGCGACTTTAATACTATAGATCCCTAATTAGGTGTTTTTATTGTTAACATTCGTTCTCATAGATCTACCTGAACAAACATAACTGCTTCTTATATAATTATAACCAATTGGTTTGTGCTTACGATATATCATGCCATACATCCAACAAATATGATCTaaggttataatttttttttttttttgaaaacggGCTTATGATCTAAGGTTATAATTTTCTGTAAACTTATAATGTTTAATTTCCATCATTTTGTGGACTTAGAGTCACTGTCAAGAGTAGAGTTCTTAATCAATTTTGAGTTGCCGACttcttaactaaaattttatctCGCCATCTTCTCTATTTCCATTGATTGACATCTTAACTGTTGCACATAATACATCTACGCACTTGTTAAGTATTGTCTACCACACTATAACATCAATTTGCAAGACgtaaaaaaaacttatcaaCCTGAGAAATGGAATCAGATCTCCGAGAGGGTTGAAGAAAAACATAGGAGCCAAAATACGGCCATTGGCGCATGGGTCGAACTTCAACAACAGCGGCACTAAACTCGATTTTTACTCTCCACAAAGGCATTTGAAGAAAGCTCCATAGTCCCCCTTTACTAAAAGTTGAGGCCCTAGCCGTTTGGAACTTCTTTTCTATTATTTACCTATCTTTTGTTCGAGGGGCCAAATTATAACTTTTCAAACAGCTTCATTTTGATCTGCATTACAGATTACATACACCAAATTATTTACATGAATACCTGCCGATACGTCAGTTAAAAGATATatgtttttgattaaaataagaACGAAAAGAAAGGAAGAAGAGCTTTTAGCAATACCCCTGAAATAAAGAtgtggtttaaaatttaaaacatttctAGACTCGTTGTTATTTTATCCGTTCccgaaagtaagattttctagaATTATTCttgtttcacaaaaatattttttttatatttttaaagtatttttgtatatttttaagaaatattaattgtgaatatttgaattgattaaattttattggtggatagttattaaaaaatgtattcaaaaaaaattttaaattaaattaacatttattatatttttacaaaaaaatattattttcgagAATAGAGAGAGTATATGATAATGTTTTGTCAGCCAGAGTCATATATTTGTTTTGGTATATTCCCATCTCATGTAACATGCAAAGGTATTTAAGGTTGTCCAAATCATAGTTTGAGTCGCCTATCATGAAGGAAAATGTTTTACCTTGATTGATGAAGCAAAAAAAAcgaaatattacaacaacaaaaaatctgTAAATCACAGTAACATGATGTAGGTGTACCGTAAGTTCGTATTATTATaaatagatattaacaaaagaaatagaaatatcttatatattaaaacaaaagtcatAACTTTGATTCATACTTTGATTCATGTTGACTCATGTGCTAGGTGCTAGAACTTCGCCATctgctatggtttatgttgacTCAGTTCCTCCGAGTTGGCTCTCGGATCAGGAATCTTCTTAGGTTCTTAGCCTTttgtcgtaaaaaaaaaaaactttgattcatgtgtgattttttttttaaaatggacctaatgaacttatttctaaaaaatcatattacatttaatctctaatcttatcatttaaaattttggacctaccagaaatttttattggactattaataattagatttaaacaatagatgattcattagatttatagataatataaattaaatagatataatttaatgagatgtcaaaaaagaagatataatttaatgttgttaTAGTATACCTCCatgtgttaattatttaaatatttgtcgatgttaacttttaaagttataaagattttttttaaataacaaaaattatattatctaacaatgattaatctttactatcttaaactaatgaaaataaattttaaactatatagtttatttataaaattaaacaaaagctaaatatttaattatttactcgataatataaatctatgaagcgaaaagtttaattttttaaaaaactttctaaatttgtgaaatattacagtatgaaaatataaaaatattttactaatctttatatatatatagttacgattttaataataaaataataatttgaaaatatatatatagaagaagatacaaatacatgtaaaagtttgaaacaatcaatTCATGAATATAATATAccgtaaaattattatgttttaaaaattgatagacacatatatatatatatattataatatataccaatttagaattgaaaacaaaatatttatataaaagtaaatgaaaacaaaaatccgCGTGGTTGcacggatcgagatctagttatttaaaaaataaatctttgtcaaaaaaaaaagattatcaaAAGGTAAATTTGTCATGACTGAAACTGTGGTCAAATTGTTGAGGCTAAAGAGGATTAATCAAATTTGGAAAAGTCGCTTTAAGATATTCAagcaaaaattaataaaactaataaatctAACGTGTCATGTTCTTAatgaattaattaagaaaatctTTCTAATAATGTTGACGTAAAAATTTAATGTATCTTTTCCCTTAATGAAAAGTATTGTTTTATGAATCACCaccttctttaaaaaaaataagagagtAAATGTAGTTATACTAAccattttaatatctttcatttttgcttctagGTCTAGCTTGTTTTTAATATTCAATATGATAATAAATTTCTTACATAAGAAATTATTAAGGTATAAAAAGAGAGAGTTGTTAAGTTAAAACATTTTTCCTACTTCACTTcagaaacatttttaaaatttaaatgctTTAAACAATATGAATTTAAAATAGTATATCCCAAAAAagttttttcaaatttatatattttaccatattttatttagtaaattttattcatacattcattactaaatttttattatcatATATGTTTTACTATTTAAAGTTAAAGTAttaattaatctaaaaatatcatatcaCATTCTTTATACCAATTTTTTTACCAAATTTGTTAAATGacttaaattaatatatttgtgaTCGATTATTTGTTTAGCatatacttatataatatagttttaaacatttttttctaagataattttaaacatattaTTTGCTATATATATGAAACAAATAGCCGTGCCATGGGACCAGAGTCCACAGTGATTTTAAAGGCCTCCAGAAATAAAAGACTTCCAGCCAATAACAGGAAGACGTCGGTGCTTTTTGTATAAAGGTTCAAAGGGAATAAAGGGAGAGGGGCTAGACTTTGGCAAACAActgcaaatatatattttttcccaTCTGGTTTTGATCAATGAAACTTCTAGAACATACAAGAGTGAGATTCTAAAAActacaaatattttatagttaaatttcactgaatatatattttcttttttgaaaaagggcttaacttctctgaatatttacttttacaaatttaattttggaaACATCGATGACGAAATAGTGCATATTAAGAATTAGCTATatcgaaagaaaaaaacagttaGCAAAACATGTGACATAGCTTATAATATAATGAAATAACTAGGTGATATCCGCGTTTTGCGCGGAGTGGATGAATTAAAagagattataattttaaatctatagataAGAAAAGGATAAAAGTCACAGTCACAAATTTTACATGTTATCTACCGAAATATTGAAAGATAATGTGCATGTTTATATAAGGTaagcttcaattttttttaaaacttgtgTTATTGATTAGGTGTAATTGAAATATAGTTCGTGGAAGCAAAACTATGATATCGAagcttatatttatataaaattagctatgaatataaaataaacgaaacataagtaatataattattgatttcatAATATAAAGTATGGATATAAGATAAAACTAAATATAGGgtatataacaataaaatatgaaagggacaaattataagaaaaaaaaaaaaaactgtaagtATGATACAGTTTCAATGCTAGTTAACAAGAATTCAAGAGGAGTTATTAAATTTTGAGATTCCGTTGTTATTGGTTTatggatttttaaaatttaattagaatCCATTGTTATTGGGATGATGACTTTTAAATTCTACTCAAAATCTTTTGTTATTGGAAAAGTTTAGTTTTCATTGATTTTAAGATTCtattaaaatctattgttattgggatgtaaattctctttttttttactcatAAGACTAAACTTTGAGAATATCATCTATACCCATAAGATTTTTGAAATCTATGCAATAAAATACACTCGCatacaaaaacacacaaaattgaACAATGAAATAATACAAATCACAACTTTAACAtaaattagaaaacaaatattaaaaatttaataaaagtaaaaaaaataaaatagttttaaaaagtattttcgaaattcaaaaataattaaaaaaaaaacaatttgaaaaaaagtcgaaaacttttatataaaaagttcaaatttaaaaccatatatttttataaaaaataacttttatttatatatctatatattaaaaaggtaCAATGacattttgtctttttaataattgaaatgattcttttttcttttctcctaTTATACCATTAATTCTTACtttaaaagttaataacaaTCAATATAATTCTATACACAAGTAATGAAAATTTATAGACCACTTGCCTGATTTATAAATTGCGTGATGCCTGGACGTGAAATAGGTAAGGAAAATTAGTGATGGTCACGCAAAAAATATATCAGAAATATTTTCCTATCGATTTAGGTAGGTCTTTCAATTCTTTGAATTGTGTTTCCTTGAATACGTTAACAATTCAATTGTGTTTCCTTAACATTTTGAAACATTAAGTGATATGTACATTATTATAAacgatttgatattttttttaagaaaaccgTAAAGAACACTTCCAAATTTTCGAACATACCATAAAGTCTCTCATAGAAAGGAGTTAATATGCTGTCTTAGTTAAAtctccagttttttttttaaatcggaaTGTAATCAAGTGTAAATGACTTACCATAGACATAATCTGGAGGTTATTTTTGAAATCCGAAAATCCAAAAATCATATAGTATAATGTAATGACCAGTGGCATTTGTTTGTAATTATTCTAGTTgttaaagagtttttttttaaaagtaagtGAGCGTGCATGTGATATGATGACACCTAAAAAATGACACTCATGTAATAAACATATAAAGCCAAAATTTATTTCTATCAATACTCCTCCTTTAATAAGAAAGAGATAATGTATGCAAATTAAATAATTCATAGTGTGAAAcagaaaactatacatttttttttctctcgcaTTCCCCATTTTGTTACATCATAATAAGGGATACCACTATTTTCAGGCGGCCTACATTATACCGTTGTCTATAGCGAACTTCAATCCATGTCTGTATAGTTACACATATACCGATATACTTACAACAcaattatttgatttaaaagatttatacggtgattttgattaaaataaataaattcttacaaaactaaaatctagtcacagaaattataatttaaattttacggcaatatatatatatatatatatatctgtaaCCTCGACTAGTGAAGTGTTTAAGTACATACATCAGACAATATCACAAACAAAAATCACATTGCATATACAGaatcaattaatatatactaggtgaccggtccgcaccctgtgcggacataacaaaattcaaaacatagaataaatagtgtatagttttagaagtaacggATTTTACATCTTAATACCACCGTCTCTGCGAGAAAGCATCAGTCATGGAGAAAAACTGGTACTCAATATTTGACATGGACGAGAGAGAACAAAGTAACTTCAGTATCAAGAGGCAGTTATTGTgtatatgtataattgcaacgtcccaaaataatttgtgtgtttaagaaGAAAATTTCAAGTGggattttatattgtaataaggtaagtcattacaaacgaattaagaatttagaaacattaaggtaaattggcatttaaaatttcaataaatgtgataataacttgggcaaaaaatgtttaaaataaataaagtaactTACATTTAAACTTGCACATGTCAAATCAGAAAACAACAAGTGCAATAGGAAAAgagttgaagaaaaaaaatgattatataGCTCACTTTCTCAAAGAACATATAGAACctcttattataatttaaaacatatgataagccaatataaataattttataaatttatttataatttaataaatgatttataaaacaTGCATGgaatttattagacattaatagttattatgatactttatatacaaatataaggctttctataagtatataaaatcattatatcaattcaaataaacatttttgtttcttattttatgtaatttataaatatataaaaaatttgatcacattattactctttcatagtttcaacaattagttaccataaataattatttctaaaattatgtagattatttggaaagtggtaattgaattatcctttccttttagatataattataataaataaaatcctCAAATCATcggccaatcaaattataacaatttgaaaagttcatttatgatcgacacgtaa of the Brassica rapa cultivar Chiifu-401-42 chromosome A03, CAAS_Brap_v3.01, whole genome shotgun sequence genome contains:
- the LOC103862359 gene encoding uncharacterized protein LOC103862359, translating into MDPAAERRDRKSQKDYINMLGYVADSEYGIPTRCPCGGRIIDEVRKKEEYDTLPGKRFFTCTNYEADGFHYRQAWVVGVQEEIQRLSKRVEEAEQVINGVPELNYQIDRLESQVKILTVHVDNLHVQVTDMEKLECLSKRLQEAEEMVKVMPDLNKKIASLEVSESKLGSLILVKLLTNTLLLAFECAGTG
- the LOC103868573 gene encoding putative nuclease HARBI1, whose product is MSSSSSDEVDEAIEEMVDQVVDNYIDSVVNVQAKRRAYIERDRERGHNQLWNDYFIENPTYQPEMFRRRFRMNKPLFLRIVESLSSEVPYFQQRNGHGRYGLSALQKCTAAIRMLAYGQSGDTYDEYLRLGESTARLCLENFTDGIMELFGEEYLRRPTPDDLQRLLDIGEVRGFPGMIGSIDCMHWEWKNCPTAWRGQYTRGSGKPTIVLEAVASQDLWIWHAFFGLPGTLNDINVLDRSPVFSDILEGRAPKVNFKVNNHTYRMAYYLTDGIYPNWATFIQSISLPQGPKAELFAHRQESTRKDVERAFGVLQSRFAIVKNPALLWDKVKIGKIMRTCVILHNMIVENERSGYAQIDTSEFESGESSRSSQVQRTRSMNIGNMRGIRNEVRDSQIHDRLKADLVENVWQKFGNVDE